One genomic region from Penaeus monodon isolate SGIC_2016 chromosome 24, NSTDA_Pmon_1, whole genome shotgun sequence encodes:
- the LOC119588916 gene encoding proline-rich proteoglycan 2-like — protein MASKAAHNATPKGAAQTGPRPGSPKGAPKKAPQRPLQEKGSQRGVPKRPPKRPPKGGAQRVPQKGPKGNPKGTPKVLPRLVHRLPKRPPRRLPRRLPRRLPKGTPKRGPPKAGPPKGGSPRLGPKGVPKWLSRGGFPSRRTKKFSPNSSPTGGKSPRSTKGLGLQKLKGNCGGKPKIKMNLPPKGGPPLDALRKTFKKIKGTVK, from the exons ATGGCCTCTAAGGCGGCTCACAACGCGACTCCCAAGGGGGCTGCCCAAACCGGGCCGAGGCCCGGGTCCCCAAAGGGGGCtcccaaaaaggccccccaaaggCCCCTTCAAGAGAAAGGGTCCCAAAGGGGGGTGCCCAAACGGCCCCCAAAGAGGCCCCCCAAGGGTGGGGCCCAAAGGgtcccccaaaaaggccccaagGGAAATCCCAAAGGGACCCCCAAGGTGCTCCCAAGGCTGGTTCATCGGCTCCCAAAGAGGCCCCCAAGGCGACTCCCAAGGCGACTCCCAAGGCGACTCCCAAAGGGGACTCCCAAAAGGGGACCCCCCAAggcgggccccccaaaaggggggtccCCAAGGCTGGGCCCAAAGGGGGTTCCCAAGTGGCTTTCCCGGGGGGGGTTCCCGAGTAGACGgacaaaaaagttttcccccaattCGTCACCTACCG ggggaaagtcccCAAGGAGCACCAAAGGTCTTGGTCTACAAAAATTAAAGGGCAACTGCGGGGGAAAGCCCAAAATAAAGATGAACTTGCCACCCAAGGGAG ggCCCCCTTTAGATGCCCTccgaaaaacttttaaaaagatcaAGGGGAcagtaaaataa